One Owenweeksia hongkongensis DSM 17368 genomic region harbors:
- a CDS encoding DUF72 domain-containing protein, whose translation MKFGKVDDPSKIDFTLPPDHPETARVLKEKGDTSSKPEIFVGCAKWNRADLKGFYPRGTKDELEYYSTQFNSIELNATFYRPFGADQFKTWGEKTPADFKFFPKLNQEVSHWKRLNQAGDITRILVDNALALEEKLGMLFLQLRDDFKPKDIARMETFLKDFPKEAPLAVEVRNEEWFKEPVATEIYNMLEAYNATNIIVDTAGRRDMLHMRLTTPYAFVRYVGANVDSDYDRLDDWLDKLEPWIKQGIKGIYFFIHQNLEQASPLLAGHFIEGLNKRFGYDLKVPVKP comes from the coding sequence ATGAAATTCGGAAAAGTAGACGACCCCTCAAAAATAGATTTCACCCTACCTCCTGACCACCCTGAAACGGCACGCGTACTGAAGGAAAAAGGTGACACATCTTCCAAACCGGAAATATTTGTTGGATGCGCTAAGTGGAACCGTGCTGACCTTAAAGGCTTTTACCCCAGAGGTACAAAAGACGAGTTGGAATACTATTCTACCCAGTTTAATTCTATTGAGTTGAACGCTACTTTTTACCGTCCTTTTGGAGCTGATCAATTTAAAACCTGGGGCGAAAAAACTCCTGCTGATTTTAAGTTTTTCCCAAAGCTAAATCAGGAGGTGAGCCACTGGAAACGATTGAACCAAGCAGGTGACATCACTCGCATTTTGGTGGATAACGCCCTTGCACTTGAAGAAAAGCTAGGTATGCTATTTCTCCAATTACGGGATGACTTTAAGCCAAAAGACATTGCCCGCATGGAAACCTTTTTGAAGGACTTTCCGAAGGAAGCACCCCTTGCTGTAGAAGTCCGGAATGAAGAATGGTTTAAAGAACCTGTTGCCACAGAAATTTACAACATGCTGGAAGCGTACAATGCCACCAACATAATTGTAGACACAGCCGGACGAAGGGATATGCTCCACATGCGTCTTACCACACCTTATGCTTTTGTGCGCTATGTTGGCGCCAATGTAGATTCCGATTACGACCGACTGGATGATTGGTTGGACAAACTGGAACCGTGGATTAAGCAAGGCATCAAAGGCATTTACTTTTTTATTCACCAAAACCTGGAGCAAGCTTCTCCACTTCTGGCTGGTCATTTTATTGAAGGTTTGAATAAAAGGTTTGGGTATGATTTGAAGGTGCCGGTGAAGCCTTAA
- a CDS encoding T9SS type A sorting domain-containing protein, with protein sequence MTKKFYLSCILGLATISSFAQPVTAKTWHYGKRINNVDPYFGARITTNGEVIVAGGGNATNYNFTVARHDTAGILKWKKVYISRNQGEGNTALDANNDLLVVSSFASVFELNTDTLTTSGVTDKQMFIGKFSGQTGDNLWIKSHPQEKPKAVQFLANGNILLQIAAGAGPFIFDGNTVTTLSGAGDIFLELSNTDGSVVHHFFFAQYTLPVATPFHLNSNILTYMDAEGGSSISSPRYLVKTKYDVSTSTVTQRDSLLFKSQYYNLFQNMSDAAMAFDPASGDFYFGAGEKQDYTIVGTDTFAKGEYALLHFDDNMNLLKKLDTRFPINQIYIEDTTVISTSIVENLPNASYLGTDTILPPNYEDAHMIVRSNLSLDNRSYAFMGTDNWDTGLELRDIDVDNQGNVYVLGFHGEDILFPPHLVPEANRSWKHLSALGKLQYKANSLIGLSETSLSHPFTIYPNPSSGVITIELEGAFDYRLLSLSGQTLCEGKAINGEHIDISSFPAGTYILQASLDNRLLVKRLLKL encoded by the coding sequence ATGACTAAAAAATTCTACTTATCATGCATACTGGGCCTGGCTACCATTTCGAGCTTTGCACAACCAGTAACAGCCAAAACCTGGCACTATGGCAAAAGAATCAATAATGTAGACCCCTATTTTGGCGCACGTATTACTACTAATGGAGAGGTCATCGTGGCCGGTGGTGGTAATGCTACCAACTACAATTTTACGGTGGCCCGCCATGATACTGCCGGTATCTTAAAATGGAAAAAAGTGTATATCTCACGTAATCAAGGCGAAGGTAATACGGCTCTGGATGCTAATAATGATCTATTAGTAGTATCATCTTTTGCCTCAGTATTTGAACTTAACACAGATACGCTTACTACTAGCGGTGTAACTGATAAGCAGATGTTTATCGGAAAATTTTCAGGCCAAACAGGAGATAACCTTTGGATAAAAAGCCATCCTCAGGAAAAACCTAAAGCTGTGCAGTTTTTGGCTAATGGTAATATATTGTTACAAATAGCAGCCGGAGCAGGACCCTTTATTTTTGATGGAAACACAGTAACCACACTGAGCGGTGCAGGAGATATATTTTTAGAGCTTAGTAATACGGATGGCAGTGTGGTCCATCATTTCTTTTTTGCCCAGTATACCCTCCCTGTAGCTACACCTTTTCACTTAAATTCAAATATTCTGACCTACATGGATGCTGAAGGAGGAAGTTCCATTAGTTCTCCTCGCTATCTCGTAAAAACCAAGTATGATGTGAGTACAAGCACAGTCACACAGCGTGATTCACTTCTATTTAAATCGCAATACTATAATCTGTTCCAAAATATGAGCGATGCCGCCATGGCCTTTGATCCTGCCTCTGGCGATTTTTACTTTGGTGCGGGCGAAAAGCAAGATTACACTATTGTGGGAACGGACACCTTTGCTAAAGGCGAATATGCTTTGCTTCATTTTGATGACAATATGAATTTGCTCAAGAAACTGGACACCAGGTTTCCCATAAACCAAATCTACATAGAGGACACCACTGTAATAAGCACGTCTATAGTAGAGAATTTGCCAAATGCTTCCTATTTGGGAACAGACACCATATTGCCGCCTAATTACGAAGATGCACACATGATTGTACGCAGTAATCTAAGCCTTGATAACCGCAGCTATGCCTTTATGGGCACTGACAATTGGGACACCGGCCTGGAGCTCCGCGACATTGATGTAGACAATCAGGGCAACGTATATGTATTGGGTTTTCATGGTGAAGATATTTTATTCCCACCCCATCTTGTACCCGAAGCTAACCGCTCATGGAAACACCTCAGCGCCCTTGGAAAACTTCAATATAAAGCCAACAGTCTAATTGGTTTGAGCGAAACTAGTCTTAGTCACCCCTTTACCATTTACCCCAACCCTTCCTCCGGAGTTATTACCATAGAGCTAGAGGGTGCCTTTGACTATAGGTTGCTAAGCCTCAGTGGACAGACATTATGCGAAGGTAAAGCGATAAATGGCGAACATATCGATATCAGTTCATTTCCTGCAGGAACCTATATTCTTCAAGCTTCACTTGACAACAGGCTGCTCGTAAAACGGCTTTTAAAACTGTAA
- a CDS encoding DUF2971 domain-containing protein has product MSWEKLISFITSQNLYLPRLDRFKDNLEGITAYQLVEILASHPLLKPDNPNLTVKQREDSYRVLLQSFNKYKLEVQQNQKTTFISCWINSNHESAGLWDNYSDDGFAIKFRRIDFEKIVTQALAETNSEDNNFIGRVRYFNFHDVFDDEAIMSKVPSFFMKHIGFKYENEYRLILVRPDQRDEQLNLKLECFNPPLFEVIASPYLTNKEFETKAIQLKEINNSIKLIESELKIWMQLRKL; this is encoded by the coding sequence TTGAGTTGGGAAAAACTCATCTCCTTTATTACCTCACAAAACCTTTATTTACCACGACTAGATCGATTCAAGGATAATCTAGAAGGTATTACTGCTTACCAATTAGTTGAAATTTTAGCATCTCACCCTTTATTAAAACCAGATAATCCCAATTTGACTGTTAAGCAGAGGGAGGACTCCTATCGTGTCCTTCTGCAGTCATTCAATAAATATAAACTTGAAGTCCAACAAAATCAAAAAACAACTTTTATTAGTTGCTGGATAAACTCTAACCATGAATCTGCTGGATTGTGGGATAATTATAGTGACGATGGATTTGCGATAAAATTTCGAAGGATTGATTTTGAAAAAATTGTAACGCAAGCATTAGCTGAAACTAACTCTGAGGACAATAACTTCATCGGAAGAGTTAGGTACTTTAATTTCCATGATGTTTTTGACGATGAAGCAATAATGAGCAAGGTGCCATCATTTTTCATGAAGCACATTGGATTCAAATATGAAAATGAGTACCGACTAATATTAGTAAGGCCTGACCAACGTGATGAACAATTGAACCTTAAACTTGAATGTTTTAATCCTCCGCTTTTTGAAGTAATTGCATCACCTTACCTAACAAATAAAGAATTTGAAACTAAAGCAATTCAATTGAAAGAAATTAATAACTCAATCAAGTTAATTGAATCCGAACTAAAAATATGGATGCAACTAAGGAAATTATAA
- a CDS encoding DUF6364 family protein has product MQTKLTLSIDQEIIDRAKEYAKQQGVSLSKLVQEFLTQKAKPQTEEVEVPEELEGVFGAFKVPDDFDYKKEKAKRLIEKYNSLG; this is encoded by the coding sequence ATGCAAACGAAGTTGACATTATCAATAGATCAGGAAATAATAGACCGAGCCAAGGAATACGCTAAACAGCAGGGCGTTTCCCTTTCTAAATTAGTTCAAGAGTTCTTGACTCAAAAGGCAAAACCACAAACTGAAGAAGTTGAGGTTCCTGAGGAACTCGAAGGAGTTTTTGGAGCTTTTAAGGTTCCTGATGACTTTGACTACAAAAAAGAAAAAGCCAAGCGACTTATCGAAAAGTACAATTCTCTGGGATGA
- a CDS encoding DUF6252 family protein, whose amino-acid sequence MKILKSTVLACAIAFASCSKDDKEDDQTSQPSAKAGEITYTLDGLTISGTGGGYNWEDTTYFVKHEDGLKQLSIYINGNTEGTYSVGSHTFERNKGFFAYYPDNQTAYEATSGEVKLSKIDGKKVTGTFSGTLTNSKDGSTMKLENGGFNAVTVSSW is encoded by the coding sequence ATGAAAATTCTAAAATCCACTGTGTTGGCCTGCGCCATTGCTTTTGCTTCATGTTCAAAAGATGATAAAGAAGATGATCAAACCAGCCAACCATCGGCCAAAGCCGGAGAAATTACCTATACCCTAGATGGCTTAACAATTTCCGGAACGGGAGGTGGCTACAATTGGGAAGACACCACCTACTTTGTAAAACATGAAGATGGCCTCAAGCAACTCTCCATTTATATCAATGGAAACACCGAAGGCACTTACTCTGTTGGCTCGCATACTTTTGAGCGTAATAAGGGTTTCTTCGCCTATTACCCCGATAATCAAACGGCTTATGAAGCTACTTCTGGTGAAGTGAAACTCTCCAAAATTGATGGCAAAAAAGTTACGGGTACCTTCAGCGGAACACTCACTAATTCTAAAGACGGCAGTACTATGAAGCTTGAAAACGGGGGCTTCAATGCGGTAACAGTATCCTCCTGGTAA
- a CDS encoding type II toxin-antitoxin system VapC family toxin: MNVFIDTNILIDLLSQREPHNVEALEIFKLMYDGKCQISVSSITVLNTVYTLTNTYKLKKVLESVDQTTKELNFIPASKSVFQKAFTSGFPDFEDAVQYFSAVEAGNIDYIVTRDKKGFAQSEIPVLTPYQFVKKHLKK, from the coding sequence ATGAATGTATTCATTGATACCAACATTTTAATCGACTTGCTTAGCCAACGCGAACCTCACAATGTTGAAGCCTTGGAGATATTTAAACTCATGTACGATGGAAAGTGTCAAATCTCTGTTTCATCAATCACAGTTCTAAACACGGTCTACACATTGACAAACACGTACAAACTAAAAAAAGTACTGGAGTCGGTTGATCAAACTACCAAAGAGTTAAACTTCATCCCTGCATCAAAGAGCGTATTTCAAAAAGCATTTACTTCAGGTTTTCCAGACTTTGAAGACGCTGTCCAGTACTTTTCAGCGGTAGAAGCAGGAAATATTGACTACATAGTTACTAGAGATAAAAAAGGTTTCGCTCAAAGCGAAATACCGGTATTAACCCCTTACCAATTTGTAAAAAAACACCTCAAAAAATGA
- a CDS encoding aminotransferase class I/II-fold pyridoxal phosphate-dependent enzyme produces the protein MKDILKYIAQTHELKQKSNAYRSLKNWPEGIDFFSNDYLGFAKDEALKISQEAKAHGAGGSRLISGNHSAYTEVESFIANQHSVESALIFPTGFMANLGVLSSLPQRSNVILFDELCHASIRDGIRLSNASAYKFKHNDLDDLAQKLEQFSSKHKHVFVVTESVFSMDGDIAPLQEIAKLCDHENIGLIVDEAHALGVFDLGLVHQLGLQQKVLATIVTFSKAMGLHGGAVLGPKHLINFLVNHARSLIYTTGLPPESVLKIKQAYLLLQKEGEHRRIALNKHIASFKAQLSAKAQSKLLPSSTPIQSVVFGNNNSTKQAEQQLLEKGFLVKAILHPTVPLGTERIRIILHAFNTEADVRSLANTLNQVLES, from the coding sequence GTGAAGGATATCCTGAAATACATAGCACAAACTCATGAGTTAAAGCAAAAAAGCAATGCCTATCGCTCGTTGAAAAACTGGCCAGAGGGCATCGACTTTTTCTCCAATGATTATCTAGGTTTTGCCAAAGATGAAGCTCTGAAAATCTCTCAAGAAGCAAAAGCTCATGGTGCCGGAGGCAGTCGCTTGATTTCAGGAAATCATTCAGCTTACACAGAAGTCGAAAGCTTTATTGCCAACCAACATTCGGTAGAATCAGCGCTTATTTTCCCCACAGGCTTTATGGCCAATTTGGGTGTTTTATCAAGCCTTCCTCAGCGAAGTAATGTTATTCTTTTTGATGAACTCTGTCACGCCTCCATCCGCGATGGAATCCGTTTGTCCAATGCTTCGGCTTATAAGTTTAAGCACAATGATTTGGATGATTTAGCTCAAAAATTAGAGCAGTTTTCTTCCAAACACAAACACGTTTTTGTTGTCACTGAATCTGTCTTTAGCATGGATGGAGATATAGCTCCTCTGCAAGAAATCGCAAAACTCTGTGACCATGAAAACATAGGCCTAATTGTGGATGAAGCACACGCATTGGGCGTTTTCGATTTGGGCTTAGTGCATCAGCTGGGGCTTCAGCAAAAAGTACTGGCTACTATTGTTACTTTTTCCAAAGCCATGGGCTTGCATGGAGGGGCTGTTCTGGGTCCAAAACATCTAATCAATTTTTTGGTAAACCACGCCCGGTCTTTGATATACACCACTGGTCTTCCCCCGGAAAGTGTTCTTAAAATAAAGCAAGCTTATCTCCTTTTACAAAAAGAAGGTGAACATAGGAGAATTGCCCTAAACAAGCATATTGCAAGTTTTAAAGCCCAACTTTCCGCAAAAGCACAATCCAAACTTTTGCCATCGTCCACCCCTATTCAATCTGTAGTTTTTGGAAATAATAATTCTACCAAACAAGCTGAGCAGCAACTCCTTGAAAAAGGATTTTTGGTAAAAGCCATACTTCACCCCACCGTTCCTTTGGGTACTGAGCGCATTCGTATAATTTTGCACGCTTTCAATACTGAGGCGGATGTACGTTCGCTCGCCAATACCCTAAATCAGGTTCTGGAATCATGA